Genomic window (Drosophila sulfurigaster albostrigata strain 15112-1811.04 chromosome 2R, ASM2355843v2, whole genome shotgun sequence):
GGATAAGCCAAACGAAATAAGCATGAAGGGTAACTACAAAATGGATgcattccacacacacacacacacacatacatccaACTGCACACAACATTTTGGTGTGAAGTAGATGACAAACTCACTTCGTATAGTGTTCAAATATAGCTAGACAGTCTTATTTCAGAAAACAACTTACCACTTTCCTATTTCTTTGAGCTGCTAAACAAGCTCTAAATGTCTCTTTAAGAgtgatttttatatatacatatattatatatatactacataagTTTCATTAACATAATGCTACTTAAAATTTCATATAGAACTAAATACTCTTACATACACTCGGAATTTTAACTTCGATCTCTGCAATaagctttaaaaaaatcacagaaaaataatagaataggACCAAAAGGTGCAAAATGAGCAACAGCTGTCAAGAGAATAAGGGGAGacgagaagaaaacaaaaaactgaactCATGGCATAGATGAGAAACCCAAATTACACCTTTCAAATGGTCAGCAGTCAGTCGAACAAGCATTTCAAACAGTTGGATATCCTGAATGACCCCGGCTAGTTCCACTTAACAAACCAGATTCTTTACTTCTTTGTGAGCGCAGAGTTTTTTGTCTGTGGCCCGAACAAAGGGCCGCAAGGATGGCAGAACAAGACCACAAGCCGAGATAAGAGACGATTGCAAGGATCTTTAGGTAGCACAATAAGGTTAGGGTCCTGCTTGGCCAGATAAACATCTTGAAAGTCGCTTGTGTGTGCCACAAGCCAAAATGATGAAAGTCCATTGAGTTATTAGCTATTTAAGTGCGGTCAAATGATCAGGAGTCTGCTCTTGACTTCGACTAAAAGGATATGCAAAATCGAATATCAGATGCGATCTTAAGCTTTAACTGTATTATTACTCAAGACCACCATCAATGTGCAGTCCCATAATTTCCAGTGTCtcataaatatcaattatgCTTTGGctgcataatttttaatgaggAAAAACGATATTTCTTTcgaatgaaaattgaaaattatttaatgaacaaatatttgaaatattcatttatcCCCACTCCAAAAATGCTGCAGCCAATGGCAAAGAAGCTGAAAAACCTATTTATAAAATGCTCAAAAACTCAGCAAGAAAACTGCGTTTAAGGGacggaaaaagaaaaagtaattTCCACTCAAGAGCACGCgacagttgttgttgacgtCGTCGATCCGAAGTGCGTGTGACGAACTCCCCGAACAATCCTCGATCCTCAATACTCGATCGATCCCTCGCTTCTTCATGTATAAGGCGTTTCCCCATGCGCGTGCTTATgcgtttttcattattatatcaTTTCCTTTTCTTTCCGTTTACACGCAAAATACCAGTAATCGATCAATAGAAATTCCTAGACCTTTGTGAGATCTACAGAGTCTCTTGTTGGTACAATTTGCTTTGGCTAGCCCGCACTTAATAGTTTGATCGTTTAGCAGATGATGGAGCAGTTTTCCCATTCTCCTAAAGCCGGCATTTTGTGACTCAATCATTAATCATATTTCgaatagaataataatttgtatattatatcaTAAGTATATTGTTCTTTATTATAtgttctaaatatatattacataaaaaCATTTAGGAACTAATCTATAcaattgttttcaataaatGGGATTCCTCGCACTGGGcttttacttaaatatatcgaaactaatttaattttgatccATTCGCTCAGATTGCGttaatttttcttcttttttttgtaaatatttgttattagtatgctataataaaatgtaataaaattgttgtggGCTTGGTATAAAATCTCTAGATTTGTACTTCCTTTTGATCTATTCAATATCGAAAATATTGTCATTATGCCAGAAAGAATTGCAGAgttcaaatagaaataaaataaaataatataaaaataaaaattttgttttttgtttgtaattgtgtgcgtttatttatttgattattgttaaacttaaaagtgaaattaGACTAACAAAATACTGAGAATACCAAAGGAAATAGCGCTGAGGTgtcgttgtttgtttttgttttaagactaaacattttttttttttttttcgtacaaaattaaataatacactAATCTTTGCTTTAGAATTCGATTTTGGACTTTGGACTCTTTGCTGACTTGGCTTGACTTAAGAACTGAGAGCTTAAAGTAAGGCTTATATGCATGAGAATTTTTTAAACCTTTTTCAGGGTTTTTTGTTCGGTTCGCGACATTCGTTTGGTTGATCAACTAAATAATACGGAAATTTAGAAATAAGATTGAGGAAAGAAGTGAGAATTGGGGTTAGTTAGAGATTACACATTGAGTTGTGATTAGGGCTTATGTCTAGTGTTAGTTTGCTGTATGGGTTTTTAGGCGTTATTTACAATTCttgacaacaaaatcaaactaAAATTACGAATATTTACAATTCTGGGCAACGAAATaggttaataataataagaataacaatTGTGTGTGATGGGCCTCTGCTTTAGGAGTGGGCATTGCGAGCCATGTGCACGAAGAGTCCGACGGGTCCGTCGCATTTCTCGCCGCACATGTTGCACTTGAAGACATCGTCGCAGCTGTGGTAGCCCATGTGGATGGTGTAGAGCACAGCGTCTTTGAAGTAAATATCACAATACTTGCATTCATAGATGGCCGgcgagctgttgctgttgctgctgatggcgctgctgctgcccgtgGATGAGGATGAGCTGGAGACGgaggctgtggctgtggctgtggcagtggCGGCAACAACAGACGCTGAGCTCGACACGGAGACGGAGGCAGTGGCTGGCGGTGCTGCATTGCTGCTGGCATTGGAGCTGTTGCCCGAACTGGATGCTGTTGAGCTGGCACTGGTGTTTGCCTGTGGCACATGGCTGGTTTCCATCGACTCATCAGCCGAACTGGCACCCGAGCATGGATCATCGGCCAGCTGCTTGACGGCGCTGCTGCCGGCAATGGGTGACGAGGCGGTGGGCAGCTTTAAAGGCTGTTCCGGTGATGACATGGCGGCAGACTTGAGGTGCAACAGTGTGTCGAGCTTCAGCACGCGTCCTTTGCGGCGTGacgctgtgctgctgctgatcaATGGTGTATCCTCGTCCTTGATCTTCAGATTCATGGCCATGTGATTCATGTGGCTGCTGTGTGGCAGCATCTCCTCCTTGATAGGTGTGCCTTGGGACAGATCCATTGCCGAGTCCACTGACTTGCGCTCAAAATCATCGTCCTGGTCGTCGTCTTCTTCGTTATCGCTCTGTGCGGTTTGCTCGTGTTGTTGGTgcagatgttgctgctgctgttgctggtgctgctgctgttggaatTGATCGTGCATGCGTGGCGACAGTTGGGCCAGAACGGCGGCCTGCTGCTGGGCGGCAAGCATCTGCAGATTGAGATTCCAGTAGGGGAAAAAGGCCATGTTGTGGTTCTGTTGCAGCAAACTGGCCAATGGCGGCAGCAAAGCACTGGGCAGACTCGGAGGCTGTTCACGCTCCTGGCTGGCCACGCTCTTGGCCGGCGATGGTGGCGAAATGGCTGCCACAGGAGTGGCTACTGCTGTTgggactgctgctgctggaggcgGTGGagcaactgttgttgtggAATGCAAGGGGAATCCTTGAAGTGCTGCCGAAAGCtgtgatgttgctgctgtcacgGGAACAACCAcggactgctgctgctgctgctgttgagcaACTGCGGCGGCATTGCTGCTGCGCTTGCTGGATCcgctgcagctggagctgctTCCCGAGATGGACTTGCTCTTGGGACCTCGGCGAGTGCCGTAGACATCGATGACAAGCGAGGGATTCGGTGTGCCATCCTCATCCAGAACCATGCCGGGCTTGTGACCATATTTGCGCAAATGCAACTTGAAGCTGTGGCAGTATTTGGTGGCATAGTCGCAGTCGGCGCAACGATACTGATACACCGAACTGTGCGACTTGCGATGCGAGTTGAGCATGGATTTGTTGACACATGTGTAGCTGCATTTGTCGCACTGGAAGGGCTTTTGGTTCTTGTGCTTGCGAATGTGATACTCCAGATGATGCTTGAACTCGGTGACAAACGGACACTTGGCACACTGTAGAATCTTGTCCGGTTTCATGtgggtgcgtgtgtgtgccCAAAAGTCCACCTTGGTGATGGCAACAACTCCGCATGTCTTGCACTTGTAGTTCTTCATCTTGCCATGCGAATTGTAGATGGGCATGCGGATGTTGGTATCATCATCCTCGGACTCGGCCATGTACTTCATGTCCTCACTGGAATTGGACATCAAATCGTGTTCCTTCTCTGGCTCCGCACCATTCGATTGCTGGGACTTGGCCGGTGATTTTGGTGGTGTCACATCCATGGGAGGTGTGAGCGCCTGCAATTTGTCCCCAGTTTGCAGTGTGGCTGCAACACCAGCTgatgttgccgctgttgctatGGGTGTTGGCTGTGGACTGGGACGCATGTTGCTGGCGTAATAGTGTTGCATGGGATTGGGCAATCCTGGCGGGGTTAGCGGATTGAAGCCTCCTAATCCgagatgatgatgttgctgctgctgctgctggtgttgtgcAGCTTGGAAGTGTTGCTggtattgctgctgctgcaacagttgctgctgcagtgtgACATCAAAGTGTTGCAGACTGTTCTGATCGTTATTGCTGGGCGATGGCGTCATTGCCGCTGCGCACAGCGTATCCatgggctgctgctgctgatgttgctgctgttgctgtttcagATATTGCTCCAGTTGAGTGCTGGGCAGATGTGGCGATTGCCTTGGACTGCtggcattgctgttgttgctctcgtgttgtggctgctgttgatggtGCGACATGGGCTCCTGTTTGATGTTGGCGGCAAACATGCTGCTGTACCAGGCATTGTGTTGCTCATAGTTGGCCGACGCCGTGCTCGTCTCCCAGTTCTGCATCTTGGGCTGCTGTTAATACTCACGGCTGCAAtcaagagagagggagaacaAATCGTTATTAACTGCGCCTGCgtcaggtttttttttttggtgttatATCTGCGTTTTTTtagcgtttttctttttgcttctatttttatttttgccaccCCTAATCGTGCCAATGCCACCCTACTCCAACCGTAAGGGATGAGGCGTTTAGTGAGTGCTTTTGCCGAGGCTCAACAAAATGGCTAATACTGAACGTGGAAATTGTATATTTCGTATCCTGGCGTGCTCACCTATTCGATACTCGTGCTGGTTTtgatactatatatattccaAATGTTATGTGGATGATCTAAactggtgatgatgatgatgatgatgatggtgttgCTTGAATGCGTCTGCACGCTGTAGAAACAAACTTGCGACTGACTGATGATTGCAAAATACTTTTGGCTTATATGCACGTTGCAGCGTTGCATGCGTTGCATGTGTGTGGCTTAGGTAGACGACGCACGCGTCAAGGGATTAGACGGGGAAAAAAGGTGAGCCGAAAGTCAGGTATCGCGAGGTCGCGAGCTCGCGACTTCGCTCCTTGATCCCATTCAAGCTGGATTAGAGAACGCGACCAATAACAAAAGCCAGACCAAAAAGTAGGAAAGAAAAAATTACGCACATTTGAATATGCGGATTTGGATTGATCCGGGCACAGAGAGCTTAAGCTATGCAGATTAGAACGCGAACACGCGAAATGCGCAAAATGCTACGAAATTTTCCCCTCGCACTGGATTAAAGTTAATCAGCGTGGATCAAAGTGCCCAGAAGACGGGATTTAGGCGGGAAGGCGCAGTCCTTAGACCTGTAAATCCACAAAGCCGTCTTCTTCACGGTAGACGCGTTTCGcgtttaataataaaaagcaaaaggatTTAAGTTAATTGTCGGCAACAGGATCAGTGCTTAATCTATCTACCTTTCCCTTTCTTTCGAGCGGGACGCAACATTTGCGCTAATGTCGTCTGTATTTTGCTAAAAGAATGACCAACAGCTGCATTACGAGTATCAATTCTATTTCCTTTGGACATTACACGTTTAATAgttacttaatatttttacatatgcTCAGCGATTTATTTTGTGCATTCCAAAAATCTAACCGCGCCATCATCGCACACAAATAGACGATGAGCAAAAATCGTatacaaaatagttttttatttggattttattttttaatttcggacaattaaaaattccaataatactcaaaaatgtttgaagttttttaaaatcatattttttaacttaatgGTCCATGAATAAAAAATgctataatatttgtttacttttatttttcacatgGTTTCTATAAAcatcaattattttcaatgcCCTTGCTATTTTTCGCAtgaaacacattttaatttcaatttaaacatttcaaattaatttgcattgagatttgtgcaaattttcaaatgcatttttaaagagTTCTCCAATTACTGAACAGCTTGCCATCGCCTTTCTTCCCCTCGCCATCCTTTCTCCTACGCGATTTGCGTAGTTTTCAAATAAAGctattattattctatatttttttttgcggttccttttttggtttttgtttttgcctatTGCAAATTTCACTGCAATTGGCGCATTTTTGGCCAATTGTTTGTgcttttaagtaaatattattaaaaacgcAAAACGTCAGCAGAGTGCTATACAacaagagtgtgtgtgtgtgtgtgggatgGGGGGGAGGGTGTTTAGCGTTGCCTGGTAGCTGAAATATCTACAATAATCATAGCCGTACTTATGCATAATTGATGGTTCAGGAAATTTGCGCTGCACAAGTTTTCCTCTCAATACGAGAGcagtaaaagcaacaaaaacaaaacaaaataataagtatattgtataatgtgcttagcatatttatttaatttagctAGTGATATTTTTAAGAACCCAAATTAATTGGCTTGTCAGTGccgtgcagcagcaacaaagagTGCAGCGCTTGCAACTTGTCTGCTTTTTTGcacacccaacaacaacagcaacaacaacaacaacagaaacaagaacaacaaaggcaaaaacTAAAGGCCAAgtgtaaaattaatattacgcCGGCTACATGCCACTCTGTGGATGAAGCAGGCAGGCGGATGAGGGgggcaggagcagcagcagcagcagtcgggAGGTGGGCACGAGGGGGAGGCATGCTGCAGGGGGATATGGGAAACGAGTGTGAATGCAACGCAACcgaaactgcaaactgcaaagtAAACTAAACATGTGCTAGTCGTTTGGccaaccaagcaaccaaccCCCCAACAGCCCACTCGCCACCCCCTTTGTAAAAATATcatgaaaatggcaaaaatggaaaattcagACGCAGAAAATGCgccacaaaaaatgtttttgttgtaaaatGGCAACGGCATCAGCAGCGGTTTTTGCGGAGCGGAGCGCAGAGATGCGGGATGCACAAACTGCACTAGATGAATGTgcattataaaaaattatttatatttagttattgttgttgttcttcgtgTTGTTGCTAGAACATCTTTTTGTTTATAGGATATGCATGTGTATATAGAGTacaatatgtgtgtttgcatgtTTTTAAAGAACGCCGCATGGAATCTGTGCTAGGGTGAGAGAGGAGCTTTCAATGCCAACGAGCACATTTAAAGAAGATGCCTTCAGATATTTCGGATATGCCCGTCATACTTAAATCGTAACTCATCCATTCGATTTGTGCCACGTTCTATTGTCAGCGAACATTAAACGTGTACTAAAACAGCTGACAATCATTTTAGCATTtgttgccaacaaaaaaagaaaatgatttcgaaaaaaatataatacatttaacaGAATTGCTCGACTAGCAATtatcataattataaaaaccattttcaaattaatcagtttttaattcatttaaaaatgttaattatatcCTAAAAGAATTTTgaacaactttaaaataacTGTCTATATCAGAATTTTAACTtcacataaaatgaaattcattatCTATTGggattttttaaaatacacaaaaatgtaaaatagtattttttttttgtataattcatTACAAGAATTCTCAAGAGCATAGCGTTATTCGACAAAGAGGAAAAAGAGCAACACGTAGAATTTGGCAggcgaaaagcaaaaagcgaaaagcgaacAACGAGACAGgcattaaaaaattgcaacGTTGACTTTGAATTATAGTTGCAtgtctaaaattaaaatattaaaaaagaaattcaaaagaaattgcTAAAAAGTCTGAGACGAGGCGGCGAGTAAGAAAGGCgggcaaaaaatacaacaagcAGTCGTCGGacatgtaaacaaataaaattagctgccaggcaacggcaacggcaacgacgaGTGAATTGAACAGGGGCGGACTGGGGTCGTTCTTGGACAGGGACACAGCGGGCTGGGGGGGAGGCGTGCCTGTTGCGGCGGGATCTAGCAAACTGCACGGGCAAAAAACAAGTTCGCTAGATCGGCTAAAAGCCAGACagattttgaaatattgtttaagAATTTTTGCCGTTGCATTTTCAGCAAATTAtctgagtgtgtttgtgtgtgtgtgtgtgcaatagTGAGTGTGTCTCTAAGGTTAGACGCAAAAAGAagcaaacgacaacaaaaagagGAACACCAACCATCAACTAGGGAATTGGGAATagcaaagaaagcaaaaaaataataagacgCGTCATTCTGTTAATACTAAAATCTACTTATGTATAAATACTATGTAGAGCTCTTTTCGGTAATTAACACAGCCAAaacaataattgttattaaataatttttggagttaaattgttttcaattcatctggattatatacataaatatttgaaatgccCACAGAGAACAATTAAAACGggatttatgatttttgttatgcctcaacattttgttatttgcggTATTCTCTCGAAATTCGCACTATTTTGAAGCTTtagcaaattacaaattttgtttatttgtttatgtgaaGCACAGCTGGCGAGCCTCGAAAGGGCAAACAACAAGCGAATAGTAAATCTATTATATTCGCTCATTATTTACTAAAGTTGCAATTAgctaaataacaacaacatgcatagattttataattaatcaGAGTAAAGCGTATTATTTACATACCTTGGGCGACAGCACTGCAGATAAATCTCCAAAATTTTCGGGATTCGGTAATCGGGAACCGGAGGCTCTCGCGCTCTCTTCTACACTTGACCGCGGCACCGTTAAACTCAACAAAACGACGATAAATGTGCGtgcgaaacaaaaaacacacgcactcacacactcacgcacacgcGCACGCAGTTGGGAGgttgtgtgttggtgtgttaGTGGCTGCTccttttttgtcgtttttatctatttttttggcttttgctttttagtttgttgtttttttcgtttttttgtatgCCAAGTTCGCGCATGTGCGAAATACCTGATTAAAGGCTGTTTTCTAATTTTCAAATCCTGCGctattgtttaattattattatagagcATTTAACACATTCACTAGTTCATTTGCTTGTGTTGGATTTTAAGCTTATTTTTTTAAgagcaatttgttgtttttggtttcgttttcgtttcacTAGTCGTcctttttgtgatttttgtgATACGGTTGTTTTGCGGATGCTGCTGTGACTGCTCCTAAGCAACGTTCGGCTTATGCGAGGCACTGAGCACGACTGACACGAATTCCTACTCAACTGGCAATAGTCATAGCTAAAAATCTCCGCATAGTGCAGAAGAGCTCAAAATGCAAAGAAACAAATGTGAAAAGTGCatgcacaaaagcaaaaacacacaacaaaacgaaCACAAAACACtcacgcgcacacacaaaaacgcaCACATACTCACTCAGAGCAAAAACGCACGCACAGCAGCCGCCAGCAGCCGAGTTGGATGTATTGTGACCGAGAGCGTGAGGGGATGCGCTCGTTTCGCTCAATTACAACGGTAAAAACAATTCACTCAAAACGGGACTGTAATACACTCAACAACATTCGAGTGAAATATGCCCCAACCCCAAAAACAGCCTATGGCGACTGGTCGCTGCCTCCACAAGTCCTCGCTttcgctcttgctctcgctctctgtctatgtctctctctctctcccgctcgTCGCTTGCTCTCTTCGTCCTGGAGTTGAGTCTCTAATGTGCATCCTTTTTGGCCACGCGCTGTATTTGTTGCAGTTTAGACTCGCAGCTGCCGCAGTTGTCcgctcatttattttttgccaaaTATTCCCTTCATTattgattattgatttttgGTCTTATGCGTCTGTTGCTCCCTGGCTCCATCGCATCCCTCTAGGCTCCATTCTTTGGCTCCACGGTGCATTGCCACTGCACCTTTGTTGAGTGGGATGTGGCGCCCACAAATATTTTGGGCATTGACGCCTTCGGGCTGTGTCGGCAGTTAAGCAACTTAAAGCTGGCGTTCATTATGAAGTTGTGTGTGAACTGCAACTGATGAAAGTAACACGAAGCATGCAACATGCGCTGCATAAACTGTTAGCTACGAAGTTCTAGATGCCTTAAAGACTTTTATAACTCTTGTGCTTTCGCTTTCAAATGTTTTGCTCTTTTGTTTGGCAGAAATcacttaatttatattgagGTTGTGGTTTCTGAGTAAATTCTCCGTATCGTGTTAAAGGCATTcgtgtaattaatttaaaaagtgtattaaaaaattcaaaaattcttGAAAAGTGTGTATTTGTAAGgtcaatattttatacaacttATAAGTTATTTCAATGGGTagtattaaagtattttattttaaacttagCGCATATcacgaaattaaaatttttataagaaaaaaaaactggtaATCAGTTACATAGAAAATTTTAGAATAGAAATCCATCTACTGAATAAATTCtacattttctataattttgttaaaattatgCCTTAGAATAAAATTCTAGAAATCCGTCTATGAGCCACTCTAATAGCTTTGggaaaatataattactttgCAGACAAATCGTtgataactaaaatatatatacttaaaaattCAGGATCAATtgtaacaatttaaaattctataataTTACGAATTTAGCTATAACAAGTACATGTGATATTGGGAAAATGTGCATGTGGTTGTAGAGTATGATGACTTTTAATGTGCCGAAATATGAGTATGAACAAGATAAATAAGTTTGTctgtcaaatgaaatttgttggcaatatttacaaaacaaacgattgcccaaaatgcaaacaaaacgcTGACAATATCCAAATAAATATAGGAGGATGTGCCAGGACATTCTGCGTGCTCTACATATGCAAGGCAGATTATCTTTGcttgtgtgggtgtgtgagCTGTGCAAAGAGACAGGTAGCCGAGGCAGGAGTATGAACATGCCGGGCAAAGTGTGCATCATTGACGTCGTCAACCGGATTAGCGGTGCAGACCGGACTTTGCAGCGGATTTGCGAGGCACTGAAGAAAAAGGCTTAAGGGACTAGCTACCTGACCGCGGACTTTGCCACGGACCGCGTTCATTAATCCGGCATCCGAAGATCCGCCACGGCTGCTGGGAAACTAGAGCAACAAAACAGAGCCTAGATTTAAAAGCGATTTAGATGTTGACCGGACGACGGCATAATCCAACATTACGCGAGGAGGATCAGGATCAACCTCTGTGATCCTGATCCAGTCTTGATCATGTGATTAACGCTGCTTAAGGCGGGCGCGGGTGTGTGTGGAGCCGCTGATCCTCGGAATGTGTTATGTAAAATTGTCGCAAATCCATAACAAATGTTTCTTAATCCGCTGCCTTTCCAATCCCTATCCTAACGTCTTGACGAACTGACCCTTCGCATCGCAAGTTTGCACATGTTTAGCGATGACACACTTGACCTTTTAATTGATCATCGCCTTGATAACGATCCTCTAATTGCTGAGGGTTCTATATGCAAATGATATGCTGGCTTTTCAATAACCTTTGTCCAGCCGATGTCAACAGTTCCTTAAGCCCGGCACGCTTTGTTCCCCCCCCAAGGCAATGGTGGTGGTTAAGATATCGCATTCTCGTATGCAAATGCGAATCTTGCGGTTGAAAGAATCTCAATTCAAATCCCTACTCCAAGATGAGACCTCATtagttttgtttgcctttagCACACTTTTACCCCCGAGCTGAGCTGACCTCACCTTGAGTTTTTAAGCTGATTTCATGCCATGGATGATTTGCCAGTTTCATTCCCTTTTCAaccatttgttttttgtctgtgtggtttctttggtttttgatCTTTGATCTTGAGTGCAAATTGGTTTCTTCGGCTACTGCACAACCTAATTGAGATCTGATGCTATTagctcttaaaaaaaaaactgaatgcCTGAATAATTTGTAGTTTGAAAATAAGAAGGAAAAATGTTGTTCATTGAATTTGTTCTGAATGTTGGAATGTTAATCAACTTGGGAATTGTTTACTTTGTATCATCATTGAATATTATTTcgaaataatgtttttttctgcatataattatttgtattcctTATATTATCACTTAAAATTCCATGCATATATTAATGTTTAGGAATATTGTTTTCGTTTCACTTTAGTGTAAACactaataaatcaaattcgCGCAAGGATACGCCCACTTGGCTaagaaagcaagagagagacaggATTCGCAGAAACATTATGCTAAACAGCCAGCTACATCCGTAAATCCTTTTTTTAGCATGAAAAACCGAAGgattaaaaaaaggaaactaGAGCAGCAGACCAACAGACAcacgaatacaaatacaagaGAAACAGAAAAGATACAGAGTACAGCAAAGATACATGGGCATAGCGAAATATGTAGTTGCTCTAATTTTGATTGTTTGTCGTAATGGTTACGCAGTAAAAGTAGCTGAAAAGTAACAAAAGCGTGAAGGACAACGCACATAAAGGCAGGACAATTGCCTAGCTTGGTCGACCGGTGGATTCGTGTACTGTTTTATGAGATACTCTCTGTATCTCTGTATCTGGTTGCCCGTGTATTTGCATGGCTAACAGTCCAAAAGGCATCAGGTAATGAGGTTAAGCGTTGGCTTAACAATGAAAATCACTGGAAAATCACGAGAAAGTTCCTTAGCTAAACATGACGAAGACGCCTCCGACAATACAAATTCAGCTACAGTCGCAGATACAGCTAGAACCATATGaaaatacagatacagatatatcGTGCATATCTTACCGTACTCATTAGACTGC
Coding sequences:
- the LOC133836623 gene encoding protein hunchback, which translates into the protein MQNWETSTASANYEQHNAWYSSMFAANIKQEPMSHHQQQPQHESNNSNASSPRQSPHLPSTQLEQYLKQQQQQHQQQQPMDTLCAAAMTPSPSNNDQNSLQHFDVTLQQQLLQQQQYQQHFQAAQHQQQQQQHHHLGLGGFNPLTPPGLPNPMQHYYASNMRPSPQPTPIATAATSAGVAATLQTGDKLQALTPPMDVTPPKSPAKSQQSNGAEPEKEHDLMSNSSEDMKYMAESEDDDTNIRMPIYNSHGKMKNYKCKTCGVVAITKVDFWAHTRTHMKPDKILQCAKCPFVTEFKHHLEYHIRKHKNQKPFQCDKCSYTCVNKSMLNSHRKSHSSVYQYRCADCDYATKYCHSFKLHLRKYGHKPGMVLDEDGTPNPSLVIDVYGTRRGPKSKSISGSSSSCSGSSKRSSNAAAVAQQQQQQQSVVVPVTAATSQLSAALQGFPLHSTTTVAPPPPAAAVPTAVATPVAAISPPSPAKSVASQEREQPPSLPSALLPPLASLLQQNHNMAFFPYWNLNLQMLAAQQQAAVLAQLSPRMHDQFQQQQHQQQQQQHLHQQHEQTAQSDNEEDDDQDDDFERKSVDSAMDLSQGTPIKEEMLPHSSHMNHMAMNLKIKDEDTPLISSSTASRRKGRVLKLDTLLHLKSAAMSSPEQPLKLPTASSPIAGSSAVKQLADDPCSGASSADESMETSHVPQANTSASSTASSSGNSSNASSNAAPPATASVSVSSSASVVAATATATATASVSSSSSSTGSSSAISSNSNSSPAIYECKYCDIYFKDAVLYTIHMGYHSCDDVFKCNMCGEKCDGPVGLFVHMARNAHS